TCCATCACGTCGAACCGTTGCAGACAATAAGTATTTGTTGGCAAGGCTGTAGTTGAATTTACCGAAGTAGGAGTTCAAAGCCCATTCGTCACCTGTTCCATACACCAATTGCCCAGCAGTACTTTGGTTCAAATAAGCAAAATTGCGATCTTGAGAGGCAAATCCTTGGGCAATACCTTCAAAATACTCTTTGGTGAATTTGATGGCTTCGGTACCAACCAACACATCAAAGTTCATGTTGTCGTTCAAACTGAATTTGTAGTTAGCAGTATTTGACCAAACCCAGTTGCCTTGTCTATTGTGTTGGGTACTCAATCTATCCTCAAAATTGAGACTTCCTGCAGTGAAAGCTTTGGTAAAATTTCGATAGTAGAAAAAAGCATAATCTACTCCAAAACTTGATTTTAGGTTAAGCCCTTCAATGGGTACGTAGTTCACAAATATATTTCCAAGCGCCCTGTTATAGTTGTTCGTATTGTCTTTGTTCATTTCGATTAAACGAACAGGATTGTCTCTATCCGTAATACCGCCCGTAGGACCACCCCAACCAACACCATCTACTGTATGTATAGGTACAATGGTTTGTTGTTCGATAGACAACCCAATTGCCCCTTCTGCAATATCGTTTACTTGATTGGCTTGTTGATTCGTTACTGTGAAGTTTTCACCAATCGTTAATTTATTTGGAACAATATCGTATTCCGAGTTCATTCTTATTGCAATACGTTCAAATTCTGATTCCTTGACAATTCCTTCGTGGTTATAGTAACCTGCTGATAGGTAGTATCTTCCTCGCTCAGAAGCATTAGAAACAGATAGATTGTAATCTTGAATCACCGAATTTTGACTGATTTCATTAAACCAGTCTGTATTGGCAGGATTCATGGTTTGAAGTCCATCAATAAATTGTGGTAGCAATATGTTATTGAGCTGAGGATTATCAAAATCACCATTCCATTCGTACTGATACAATGGACTTGCGTTGTTTGGATTTGTGCCATCGTTTACTGCTGCTTGAAAAATAACTTGTGCTCTTTGTTCAGTATTCAATGGATTCACTTGAAAATCAAAATTTTCGACCGAAACATTGGCTCTTAAATTGACTTTCAATCCATTACTCCCATTTTTGGTAGTAATGATAATCACACCATTTGCAGCTCTTGAACCATAGATACTGGCAGAAGCTGCATCCCTCAACACCTGCATAGACTCAATGTCATTGGGGTTCAATTCGTGCATTCCTGATAAGGTGGGAATCCCATCAATTACGTACAAAGGATCATTAAAACCTAAGCGTCCTAAACCAACCCCTCTGATTCGCACAGCAGCTGTTGAGTTTGGATTACCATTGGTGAATACCTGTACGCCAGGGATGCGTCCTTGTATATTTTGAATCGGATTACCTGCGGGAAGCGATTCAATGTCTTTCAGTTCAACGGGTGTAACCGCACCTGTCAAATCTGCTTTACGTTGGGTGGAATAACCCACTACTACTACTTCATCTAGCTCTGCTCCCGCTTTCATGCTTACATTCACACTGTTGATTCCTACAATGGACACTTCTTGTGGAGTGTATCCAATATAAGTAATGGTGAGCGAACTGGCATCATTAGGAACTTCAAGAGAAAAGTTGCCATCGAAGTCTGTTGTTGTGCCTGTGATGGTACCTGTAATAACCACTGTGGCACCAACAAGTGTTTCTTTAGACCCTACATCCGTAACGGTTCCTGTAACAGTTCGCTGTGCATACAGGAACTGTAAGGAAAAGAGGAGTGCAGAGAAAATTAGTAATTTAAGTTTCATGTGCATTGTATTTAGTTAATAATAAAATGTTGATATTTTGCCGTATCTTCCCAGTTCCCATAAGAGATTACATTGTCATTAGTATAATTTAATTCCTTTGAGGAAGAGGTTAGAGTAGGCTATCGTTTTAAGGATTTGCGGTTGAACTTGCCCGCCAAATATTTTTCAATTCATAAATATTTCCTTCCTTCAATTCAATTCCTTCACCTTCAACGTATAATTGCAATTGGGTGAAATCTTCATTTGGAAAAAAGAGATCAGTCAATACAGTAGCACCATTATCAGCGAATAATTCTACAGAGCCTAAATCAAAAAATAGGTGTAAACGAATAGTCTTGCTGTCAGAAATTCTTGGAGCGGTGTGTACTTTTGAAGCAAACTTATCTGAAAAATCCACTTTTCCCGATTTGGTTCGGTCGCTGTAAAATTGCTGGGTGGCGGAATTGTATCCTATTTTGTAAGTTTCTCCTTTTGAATTGCTTAGGGCAAAACCTACATCGGTAGGGGTATTCTTAGAAAGTGTATATTGGATATCTATTTCTATCATTGAAGGATTGAAGTCCATTTTTGCAGTTAAATCTTCTGAATTTTCTATGGTTTTTTTATCCAAAGTCATTTTTTTGCCTGTTCTCAACTTTTGAGTTTCTGCAATGGGATTAGAAAACAAGCGGATTCCCTTTGGAGTCTTTTGGAGGGTCAATGTGCGGGGCAAGGTCATTGCACTTCTCCAAACATCGGTGGGAACGACCTGTGCATATTCCCAATTGCTCATCCAACCGATGAACAATCGTCGTCCATCTTCTTTAGGAACATCTGACCAAGTAACTCCTGCATAGTCGTCTCTGCCATAATCAATCCACAGTATTTCCTTTGAATCATTGCCATTGGTGAAGTTTTTACCATCAAAATCTCCTATAAAATACTGGGTAGCAGAACCACTATTGGGGCCGCCCTTACCCAAGCTTACAATCAAAACCCACTTACTTTCGCTTGTTCCTTCAACTGGCAACTCAAACAAATCAGGACATTCCCACGGACGTGCTTGACTGCCATGCCCTAAGCCGAATTTACCTGTCAGTGTCCAATCCTTCAAATTAGGAGAATTGTAGAAATGAACCTTGTCTCCTGCTGCAAAAACCATTACCCAACGTTCGCTTGCTTCGTGCCACATGACTTTGGGATCTCGGAAATCTTTTATACCTGGGTTTGGAACTACGGGATTGCCCTCATATTTGGTCCAAGTGCGTCCTTTGTCGTTGCTATATGCAATGCCTTGTGTCTGAAAATCATTTTTACCTGCTTTTTCACCTTTCATATCGTGGTAGGTATAAATGGCTATCAAAGGTGCTTGTCCATTTTCGCCCAAACCACTTGTATTTTTCCAATCTACTACGGCACTTCCTGAGAAAATATATCCCAACGAATCAGGATATAAACCAATGGGTAAATGTTCCCAATGCAGCAAATCTTTGCTAACAGAATGTGCCCAGTGCATTGGCCCCCAAACAGTGCTATCAGGGTAGTACTGATAGAAAAGATGGTATTCTCCTTCAAAATAGACCATTCCATTGGGATCGTTCATCCACATTTTCTCAGGCGAAAAATGGTATTGAAGGCGGTGTGGCTCTGTGTAGAAATTTGCATCTACGGCAATTGCTGGCGAATCTTGCTCCATGATTTTTGTACTATCCTTTTCAGAATCCGTTTGTGATTGTTTGCAAGCAAATAAGCCAATCACGATAACTAAAAATACAGTTGTCAGTAGTAGATTTCTTTGGTTCATATTGATTTGATGTTTAGGCATATTTAAAATAGAGAGTTTCAAAAGCTTGCTTTCAAAACTCTCAAACATGATTTATGAAACTTTACGTTTATTATTTATACAGAACTAATTTTAAGACAATTCAATTTCAGCTACACTGTTTACAACTATATCAGGACTAAAAGCATAATTTGCTACATCTTCTTTTTTGGAAACTCCCGTCAAACATAGAATGGTGCGGTATCCCATCTGAATACCTCCTAAAATATCGGTATCCAAAGTATCTCCAATCATGGTTGTTTCTTCAGTCATTAGTCCCAATTCTTTACGGGCAGCTCGCATCATGACCGGACTTGGCTTGCCAACAGAAAAAGCCTTTCGACCTGTTGCCTCTTCCAACATGGCTACTACTGCTTTGATACCCAAATTATTCCAACCTTTCTTCTTAGGTGAAGGATCTAAATTAGTTGCAATCAGTTTGGCACCTGCTAATATCATATCTACGGCGTTGTTGACCATTTCAAGTGTAAAATTTCGACCTTCTCCTACTACTACAAAATCAGGATTTTGCAATACCAATTCATAACCATTTTTGTGTAAACTGGTCAATAAGCCTCCTTCACCCAACACATAAGCTGTTCCATGTGGCTTTTGGCGTGCCAAAAATCTTGCAGTTGCCATTGCGCTGTTGAAGACGTTTTCTTCTTGTGCTTCAATACCCAATCTTGCCAATTTATTAACCACATCACGGCGACTTCTTTGGCTGTTATTGGTCAAAAACAAGTAAGGTATTTTTTTCTCGTTTAGCTTATCAATGAACTCTTTCGCTCCTGGTATCAATGCTTCACCGCTATATATTACCCCATCCATGTCAATTAAGAATCCTTGCCTCATGGTGTTAATTTTTATTGTATATTATAAATAGTTATTTGCATTTTTCAATAAATTCATAAACGTCCTGTTCTGTGATTTTTGGAGTTCCTCCTTTTGAAGAAGCCACCAAACCACCCATAGCACACGCAAATTCGAGGCATGATTGAATATCATCTAAGTTAAACATTTTCTTCAAAAAAGCTGCTAAAAATGAATCACCACTACCAATTGTATCTACCACTTTTATTGGGAAACTGGATTGATGGTACATCTTATCTTCGTTCAAACAAACTGCTCCTTCTTTGCCTTTGGTCAATACGATGGTATCTATCCCAAATTTTTTAGAGACCAATTGAAGTACAGTTGTTACATCAAAATCTTCTAAATACCAATTTCCAATAATTTCTAATTCTTCATCACTCATTTTTACTACATTGGCAACTGATAAAAGCTTTTCAATTAATTCTTGAGAGTAAAAAGGTGAGCGAAGATTCAAGTCAAATATTCGCATTGGAGCCAGTTGTGCCAATGACATCAAGGTTTCTCTTGAGCCAACAGAACGACAGGCAAGGCTGCCAAATACTAAGGCATCTGCTTCTTTCACAGCTTTTTGTCTTGCTTCGTCCAGAGGAATGTTGTCCCATGCAACTGACGACACTATCTCATAAGATGGACTCCCATTTTCATCTAATTGAACATGAACTGTTCCTGTTGGAAGTGTATCATCTTGGGTGATAAAATCTGTAGGCAAGGAATGTTGTTGTAAAAATGCAATCAACTCTAATCCTAAATTATCTTTACCAACACTGCTAATCATTGAAGTAGAAATACCGAAATTTTGTAAGTGATAAGCTACATTCATAGGCGCACCTCCCGCTTTTTTACCACTAGGCAGTATGTCCCACAAAACTTCTCCGAAACAAATAATTTTTGTATTAAGCATTTTGTAATTTGATTTTCAATTTATTGTTTAATTAATTGTTGCTGTAAATCTTCCAATGAAACACCTTTCGTTTCAGGCATCATCTTCCAAACAAAAATCAATTGTAAACACATCATGAAAGCAAAAAATGCAAATACGGTTGCAGCTCCAATTAAGGTAAATAAAATGGGTACTAATGAAGGAATGACTGCTGCCAATACCCAATGTGTACTGCTTCCAAAAGCCTGCCCGTTTGCTCTTAAATGATTCGGAAAAATTTCAGAAATAAATACCCATATCACTGTTCCTTGTCCAATAGCATGGGCTGCAATGAACATGAATAAGAAGGTAGGTATTGCCATTCCTTTCCATCCAAAGCTAAATGCCATAGCCACCAAAGAGAGAGAAAGGATGTAGCCTATAGAACCAATATACATCAGTTGCTTTCGCCCCAAACGATCTATCAACGAAAGGCCAATAAGGGTAAAAACCATATTTGTAATCCCAATTCCTATGCTGCTCAAAAGGGCAGAACTGGCTTCTAATCCTGCTAATTCGAAAATCCTTGGGGCATAATACAAAAGCGCATTGATACCTGAAAACTGATTGAAGAAAGCAACCAAAAAAGCAAGCATTAGTGGGAAACGATATTTTTTATGAAAAATGGTTTCGGACTTGTTGGTATTCTCTTCTTCAGCTAAAATCTTGTCTATAATTGCCTCAATGTCTGTATCTGGATTGATTAACTTTAGTGTTTTAGCAGCTGCTGCCCTATCGTTCTTTTTGGTCAATAGCCAACGTGGACTTTTAGGTACAGTCAATACCATCAAGGTGTAAATAAAAGCAGGAATGGCTTCGACTCCAATCATCCAACGCCAAGCATCTACTTCAATGCCACTTAATAAGTAATTGGAAACAAAGGCAATGAGGATACCAAAGACGATATTGAATTGATACAAAGCTACCAATTTTCCTCTGTCATGGGGCGGGGCTATCTCTGCAACATAAGCTGGTGCAGCTATGGTTGAAACACCAACTCCTAACCCACCCAAGAAACGAAAGAAAGCAAATATCCAAGGATCACTTGCCAATGCAGAGCCAACTGCTGAAACAAAATAAAAAACACCTATCCAAAAGAGTGTTTTTTTACGCCCCAATTTATCAGTCGGAATTCCACCAAATAATGCTCCAATGACAGTTCCCCATAGTGCAGATGCCATGACTACAAATCCGTGAAAAAGTTCACCTTTATCCCAAAGTTGTTGTAGAGATAAATCGGCACCAGATATAACGACTGTATCGAAACCGAAAAGGAATCCTGCCAAGGCAACGGTGAGAGACCAAAAGATAATTTTGTAATTTTTCATAAAGCATTGCTTGTTTGCATTTGTTTGTAGCCCAAAATTATCTATAGAAAATGAAAATAGACTTAACTATTATTCCAAATAAACCTATAATTGTCGCAATTCTTAGAACCTTTATAAATTATTGACAATCATTAATATATGAAGTATATTCAAAAGGAATATTGGAGTGTCCGTATTATTGTTTCACAAATCGGTACTTTAGTTGCAGAAAAAGTGGGTTCAATTCTTACGAAATTGGGTAGGAGTAACTTTATAATTGGATTTAAATACCTTGGTGAAATAATCAGGAGAAGAATAACCGACTTGATAGGCAATTTCTGCAATACTCAACTCGTCTTTCACCAACAATTCCTCAGCCTTTTTCAAGCGGAAATTTTGAATATAATCACTGATACTTTGGTCTAATAAAGCTTTGATTTTGCGATAAAGCTGTGAACGTGAAATATTTAACTCTTCGCATAAATCAGCTACTTGAAAGTCTTGTCTATGAAAATTGTCACTAACATAAGTAATAAATTTCTTCACAAATTCTTGATCAATTAAGTTAAGGTCATTATGTTGTTGAAAATCAATTAAATCCTGACTATATACCTTTTGTAGGATTTGTCGGTTATGAAGAAGATTTTTAATTTTTTCCTCTAAAAATTGTATATTGAAAGGCTTTGTTATATACGAGTCTGCTCCTGCTTTTGTTCCTTCAATTTGTTGTTCTATTGTACTGCGAGCAGTCAATAAAATAATTGGGATATGTGATGTTCTTAAATCAGATTTGAGAATTTTTGTAATCTCCAAACCATCTTGTTCTGGTAAACCTATATCACAGACAATCAAGTCAGGTATAATTTCAAAACTTCCAGACAAACCCTCTTTGCCATTTTTCGCTATAAATACTTGATAATCTAAACTTAATTTTTTGTGTAGAAATTGTAATAACTCTTCATTGTCTTCAACAATCAAGAGTTTGTATTCCGATTCCGTTTTGAAGGAAGATAAGGGTAAACTATCCCTTTCAACTGTCTCAAATTCGTATTGCTCATTGTTCAAAAATTGATTATTCTGTTTGTTAAATAACTGATCTTTTTCAAAATGAGCATTCCCCAATGGTAGTAATATAGTAAAACTTGTGCTATGTCCTTTTTCGCTTCTAACTACAATATCCCCTTTGTTTAGTTTAACAAGAGCCATAGAAAGCGAAAGTCCAAGACCAGTACCACC
The Chitinophagales bacterium genome window above contains:
- a CDS encoding TonB-dependent receptor, which codes for MKLKLLIFSALLFSLQFLYAQRTVTGTVTDVGSKETLVGATVVITGTITGTTTDFDGNFSLEVPNDASSLTITYIGYTPQEVSIVGINSVNVSMKAGAELDEVVVVGYSTQRKADLTGAVTPVELKDIESLPAGNPIQNIQGRIPGVQVFTNGNPNSTAAVRIRGVGLGRLGFNDPLYVIDGIPTLSGMHELNPNDIESMQVLRDAASASIYGSRAANGVIIITTKNGSNGLKVNLRANVSVENFDFQVNPLNTEQRAQVIFQAAVNDGTNPNNASPLYQYEWNGDFDNPQLNNILLPQFIDGLQTMNPANTDWFNEISQNSVIQDYNLSVSNASERGRYYLSAGYYNHEGIVKESEFERIAIRMNSEYDIVPNKLTIGENFTVTNQQANQVNDIAEGAIGLSIEQQTIVPIHTVDGVGWGGPTGGITDRDNPVRLIEMNKDNTNNYNRALGNIFVNYVPIEGLNLKSSFGVDYAFFYYRNFTKAFTAGSLNFEDRLSTQHNRQGNWVWSNTANYKFSLNDNMNFDVLVGTEAIKFTKEYFEGIAQGFASQDRNFAYLNQSTAGQLVYGTGDEWALNSYFGKFNYSLANKYLLSATVRRDGSSRFGENNRWGTFPAASIGWVISEESFLSNGLFDFLKIRGSWGQNGNQEISTRAALSIFEPRYATTSLFTTQQDNGTAYDISGANSGTLPSGFARTQSANPDLKWETSTQTNFGLDFNIFNYKVSGSVDYFTKETKDILTATRPLATEGEGAQRIVNGGTVENSGWEFVLGYQDKIGQLGFDIQGNLSTATNEVVSLPSQVVNSFPGNGQDKTILGRSVNSVYGFIADGLFQNEAEVESHATQTGAGVGRIRWKDLNEDGVIDENDQDFFAIFDNPDFIYGLNLSLDYKGFDLGVFFQGVSGGQIKNGFKIFTDFTSVNVGSNYGDRTLEAWSPQNTGSSIPALTLVDNNNEARESSYLWESGSYLKLRNLSFGYTPKADFLEKFGLQSARFFVQGQNILTIKPSETVAQDPETPNAVFPVPKRFTVGLNLTF
- a CDS encoding glycoside hydrolase family 32 protein, which produces MNQRNLLLTTVFLVIVIGLFACKQSQTDSEKDSTKIMEQDSPAIAVDANFYTEPHRLQYHFSPEKMWMNDPNGMVYFEGEYHLFYQYYPDSTVWGPMHWAHSVSKDLLHWEHLPIGLYPDSLGYIFSGSAVVDWKNTSGLGENGQAPLIAIYTYHDMKGEKAGKNDFQTQGIAYSNDKGRTWTKYEGNPVVPNPGIKDFRDPKVMWHEASERWVMVFAAGDKVHFYNSPNLKDWTLTGKFGLGHGSQARPWECPDLFELPVEGTSESKWVLIVSLGKGGPNSGSATQYFIGDFDGKNFTNGNDSKEILWIDYGRDDYAGVTWSDVPKEDGRRLFIGWMSNWEYAQVVPTDVWRSAMTLPRTLTLQKTPKGIRLFSNPIAETQKLRTGKKMTLDKKTIENSEDLTAKMDFNPSMIEIDIQYTLSKNTPTDVGFALSNSKGETYKIGYNSATQQFYSDRTKSGKVDFSDKFASKVHTAPRISDSKTIRLHLFFDLGSVELFADNGATVLTDLFFPNEDFTQLQLYVEGEGIELKEGNIYELKNIWRASSTANP
- a CDS encoding HAD-IIA family hydrolase, with the protein product MRQGFLIDMDGVIYSGEALIPGAKEFIDKLNEKKIPYLFLTNNSQRSRRDVVNKLARLGIEAQEENVFNSAMATARFLARQKPHGTAYVLGEGGLLTSLHKNGYELVLQNPDFVVVGEGRNFTLEMVNNAVDMILAGAKLIATNLDPSPKKKGWNNLGIKAVVAMLEEATGRKAFSVGKPSPVMMRAARKELGLMTEETTMIGDTLDTDILGGIQMGYRTILCLTGVSKKEDVANYAFSPDIVVNSVAEIELS
- a CDS encoding carbohydrate kinase — encoded protein: MLNTKIICFGEVLWDILPSGKKAGGAPMNVAYHLQNFGISTSMISSVGKDNLGLELIAFLQQHSLPTDFITQDDTLPTGTVHVQLDENGSPSYEIVSSVAWDNIPLDEARQKAVKEADALVFGSLACRSVGSRETLMSLAQLAPMRIFDLNLRSPFYSQELIEKLLSVANVVKMSDEELEIIGNWYLEDFDVTTVLQLVSKKFGIDTIVLTKGKEGAVCLNEDKMYHQSSFPIKVVDTIGSGDSFLAAFLKKMFNLDDIQSCLEFACAMGGLVASSKGGTPKITEQDVYEFIEKCK
- a CDS encoding sugar porter family MFS transporter, producing the protein MKNYKIIFWSLTVALAGFLFGFDTVVISGADLSLQQLWDKGELFHGFVVMASALWGTVIGALFGGIPTDKLGRKKTLFWIGVFYFVSAVGSALASDPWIFAFFRFLGGLGVGVSTIAAPAYVAEIAPPHDRGKLVALYQFNIVFGILIAFVSNYLLSGIEVDAWRWMIGVEAIPAFIYTLMVLTVPKSPRWLLTKKNDRAAAAKTLKLINPDTDIEAIIDKILAEEENTNKSETIFHKKYRFPLMLAFLVAFFNQFSGINALLYYAPRIFELAGLEASSALLSSIGIGITNMVFTLIGLSLIDRLGRKQLMYIGSIGYILSLSLVAMAFSFGWKGMAIPTFLFMFIAAHAIGQGTVIWVFISEIFPNHLRANGQAFGSSTHWVLAAVIPSLVPILFTLIGAATVFAFFAFMMCLQLIFVWKMMPETKGVSLEDLQQQLIKQ